Proteins encoded in a region of the Deinococcus sp. YIM 134068 genome:
- a CDS encoding SDR family NAD(P)-dependent oxidoreductase codes for MIRGRTIPAEALAGRVALVTGANSGLGRATALGFIRAGAAVTLLAHSEVNLRRVAREVEAPGRRVLVCSN; via the coding sequence ATGATCCGGGGGCGCACGATTCCTGCGGAGGCCTTGGCCGGTCGGGTGGCACTGGTAACAGGAGCCAACAGTGGTTTGGGGCGAGCGACCGCTCTGGGTTTCATACGCGCGGGCGCAGCTGTGACGCTGCTGGCCCACAGTGAAGTGAACCTCCGGCGGGTCGCCAGGGAAGTCGAGGCGCCCGGGCGGCGTGTGCTCGTCTGTTCCAATTAA
- a CDS encoding DoxX family protein has product MSNTEPDTSSRSATSPFPLESPPARARLGAQLNVLDARLIGWWARHGITLLRLSLGVIFLWFGVQKFFPGLSSAEGLATQTISVLTFGVLAPDVSLPVLASWECAIGLGLLTGRFLRVTLVLLFAQMAGTFLPLMFFPHQTFTIIPWVPNLEGQYIIKNLVLVSAALVVGATTRGGKLIGDAKAATTAEQTQALHQRFRRRFHREP; this is encoded by the coding sequence ATGAGCAACACCGAACCTGACACCTCTTCCCGCTCGGCAACGTCCCCTTTCCCCCTGGAAAGCCCGCCAGCCCGAGCCCGGCTGGGGGCACAGCTCAATGTGCTGGACGCCCGCCTGATCGGCTGGTGGGCCAGGCACGGCATTACCCTGCTGCGCCTCTCGCTCGGAGTGATTTTCCTGTGGTTCGGGGTGCAGAAGTTTTTTCCGGGCTTGAGCTCCGCAGAAGGGCTGGCCACCCAGACCATCTCCGTCCTGACCTTCGGCGTGCTGGCGCCGGATGTGAGCCTGCCCGTCCTGGCCAGCTGGGAGTGCGCGATTGGCCTGGGCCTGCTGACCGGCCGATTCCTGCGGGTGACGCTGGTGCTGCTGTTCGCGCAGATGGCCGGGACGTTCCTGCCGCTGATGTTTTTTCCGCACCAGACGTTCACGATCATTCCCTGGGTGCCGAACCTGGAAGGGCAGTACATCATCAAGAATCTGGTGCTGGTGTCCGCCGCACTGGTGGTCGGCGCCACCACACGTGGCGGCAAACTCATCGGGGATGCCAAAGCAGCCACCACGGCGGAACAGACGCAGGCGCTGCACCAGAGGTTCCGGCGCCGCTTTCACCGGGAGCCCTGA
- a CDS encoding winged helix-turn-helix domain-containing protein — MARPVRRIEISQDDDTRLRELETSPHTHPKARLRASILRLHRQGWSVPQLSKHFGRNRQAIHNDLTRFIERGIPGLADDCPPGQLPLVTPEIEQFLHKKLQEQRFWNAPLLCEEIEKQFRVVIRPRALANHLRRLGYSWKRARYSPAKKLDREVAQQHQVSLETLKRGRWTAS, encoded by the coding sequence ATGGCCCGTCCTGTTCGGCGTATCGAAATTTCTCAAGACGACGACACTCGACTCCGGGAACTTGAGACCAGTCCACACACTCACCCGAAGGCCCGCCTTCGGGCGAGCATCTTGCGGCTTCACCGACAGGGCTGGAGCGTTCCCCAACTGTCAAAGCACTTTGGTCGCAATCGTCAGGCAATTCACAACGACCTGACTCGTTTCATCGAGCGCGGGATTCCTGGTTTAGCCGACGATTGCCCACCAGGACAACTCCCGCTGGTCACACCGGAGATAGAGCAGTTTCTGCATAAGAAACTGCAAGAACAGCGCTTCTGGAACGCTCCACTGCTGTGCGAGGAAATCGAGAAGCAGTTTCGGGTCGTGATTCGACCTCGCGCACTGGCGAATCATCTCCGACGGCTGGGGTACAGCTGGAAGCGGGCCAGATATTCACCTGCGAAGAAGCTCGACCGTGAAGTCGCACAGCAACATCAGGTTTCCCTGGAAACCTTAAAAAGGGGGCGTTGGACGGCAAGTTGA
- a CDS encoding metal-dependent transcriptional regulator yields MTRLPLSSAVEDYLKHLYLLGQRETVNTQALADVLGVTPASVTGMLRRLHEQGLVEHAPYKGTRLTPEGEAAALEVLRHHRLLELYLHQALGYPLDEVHEEAERLEHVISETLEARMAAWLGHPAFDPHGDPIPGLDGSVPRRPEVTLTSLPIGMVARIVRVPGDPALLKVLMERGLTPGKDVRLVSRDDVLGTVTVQAKETLVLATAVARQLLVDAPVPA; encoded by the coding sequence ATGACCCGTCTCCCACTCTCGTCCGCAGTCGAGGATTACCTCAAGCACCTGTACCTGCTCGGACAACGGGAGACGGTGAATACCCAAGCCCTTGCTGACGTCCTCGGCGTCACCCCCGCAAGCGTTACCGGGATGCTGCGGCGCCTGCATGAACAAGGTTTGGTGGAACACGCCCCCTACAAGGGCACGCGCCTGACTCCAGAGGGTGAAGCGGCCGCCCTCGAAGTCCTGCGCCACCACCGGCTACTGGAGCTGTACCTGCATCAAGCTTTGGGGTACCCGCTCGACGAGGTGCATGAGGAGGCCGAGCGCCTGGAACACGTCATCAGTGAAACGCTGGAGGCGCGTATGGCGGCTTGGCTCGGCCATCCCGCCTTCGATCCGCATGGCGACCCCATTCCTGGCCTGGACGGCTCTGTGCCCCGAAGGCCGGAAGTCACGCTCACCAGTCTGCCGATCGGCATGGTGGCGCGGATTGTGCGGGTCCCAGGGGACCCCGCACTGCTGAAGGTGCTGATGGAACGCGGCCTGACCCCCGGAAAGGACGTGAGGTTGGTGTCCCGCGATGACGTACTGGGCACCGTGACGGTGCAGGCGAAGGAGACCCTGGTGTTGGCCACGGCGGTGGCGCGTCAGCTTCTCGTGGACGCGCCCGTCCCTGCATGA
- a CDS encoding ZIP family metal transporter gives MSTPAPTGTASSLWGLAILPILLLGAVLAYLVATGGGLRSLQGPPVEQVKIGRVTLPERGLIQVQLVNDGPQAITIPQVMVDDAFWSFTAEPPGPIPRLGSATLTIPYPWVEGEAHRVALLSNLGTVFEAEIPVAALTPRLDSSLFARFGLVGLYVGVVPVVLGMLWFPWMRRLSGRAMNFILALTVGLLVYLAIGTWLDAQEFAAELPAFWQGAPAVALIALIAVGALLAVGGKRREDEAPLGLSYRIAVGIGLHNLGEGLAIGAAFALGEAALGTFLILGFTLHNITEGVGIVAPLVKRSPGLKQFALLALVAGGPAILGTWIGGFAFNPVLATIFLALGLGAILQVVWEVGRLVVRNTGRLGLPVANWSNLGGFTVGVGLMYFTAFLVKF, from the coding sequence ATGAGCACGCCCGCCCCCACCGGCACCGCGAGCAGCCTCTGGGGCCTCGCCATCCTCCCCATCCTGCTGCTGGGCGCCGTGCTGGCCTACCTGGTCGCCACGGGCGGCGGCCTGCGCAGCTTGCAGGGTCCCCCGGTCGAGCAGGTCAAGATCGGGCGGGTCACCTTGCCCGAGCGCGGCCTGATTCAGGTGCAGCTGGTCAACGACGGCCCGCAGGCCATCACCATCCCCCAGGTCATGGTGGACGACGCCTTCTGGTCGTTCACCGCTGAGCCGCCCGGCCCGATTCCCCGGCTGGGGTCGGCCACGCTGACCATCCCCTACCCCTGGGTGGAAGGCGAGGCGCACCGGGTGGCGCTTCTCAGCAACCTCGGCACCGTCTTCGAGGCGGAGATCCCGGTGGCGGCCCTCACGCCCCGGCTGGACAGCAGTCTCTTCGCCCGCTTCGGGCTGGTGGGACTGTACGTCGGCGTCGTGCCGGTGGTGCTGGGCATGCTCTGGTTTCCCTGGATGCGCCGCCTGAGTGGGCGCGCCATGAACTTCATCCTGGCCTTGACGGTGGGCCTGCTGGTCTACCTCGCGATCGGCACCTGGCTGGACGCGCAGGAATTCGCAGCTGAACTCCCCGCGTTCTGGCAGGGCGCGCCCGCTGTCGCTTTGATCGCCCTGATCGCCGTGGGCGCCCTACTGGCGGTCGGGGGCAAGCGCCGGGAGGACGAGGCCCCCCTCGGCCTGTCCTACCGCATCGCCGTCGGCATCGGCCTGCATAACCTCGGGGAGGGGCTGGCTATCGGGGCGGCCTTCGCGCTGGGGGAAGCGGCGCTGGGCACCTTCCTGATTCTGGGCTTCACGCTGCACAACATCACCGAGGGTGTGGGGATCGTCGCGCCGCTGGTGAAGCGGAGCCCGGGCCTGAAGCAGTTCGCCCTGCTCGCCCTGGTGGCGGGTGGACCGGCCATCCTGGGCACCTGGATCGGGGGCTTCGCGTTCAACCCGGTGCTGGCGACCATCTTCCTGGCGCTGGGCCTGGGGGCCATCCTTCAGGTCGTCTGGGAGGTGGGGCGGCTGGTGGTGCGCAACACCGGCAGACTCGGCCTCCCCGTGGCGAACTGGTCGAACTTGGGCGGCTTCACGGTGGGCGTGGGGCTGATGTACTTCACCGCCTTCCTCGTGAAGTTCTGA
- a CDS encoding multicopper oxidase domain-containing protein yields the protein MSAWLRSLRSRRDVLRTGLGSAAALVGSVALGQSATHPAGHTPATPTPPVKGGAHAGHGNNLMVGKVDHARNGFDPMEVLTDWDTGQVSRLPSGQVLREYTMTALEKDIEIAPGVFFPAWTYNGRVPGPTLRCTEGDRLRITFNNHTSHPHTIHFHGVHPAEMDGVPGAGPGEIPPGGRFVYEFDAEPFGCHLYHCHATSLKRHIHKGMYGAFIVDPKGGRPPAREFVMVQNAFDTNFDGGNEVYAVNTVGFEFARRPIPIKKGELVRIYLVNILEFDLINSFHLHANFFNYYDTGTTLEPTLRIVDTIMQAQGQRGILEFTYKYPGNFMFHPHISEFTELGWMGSFQVVEPVNYAAALREAGVDAGWDRRATGGSTAGGRRA from the coding sequence ATGAGTGCGTGGCTACGCTCTCTGCGGTCCCGGCGGGACGTGTTGCGGACGGGTCTGGGCAGCGCGGCGGCCCTGGTCGGCAGCGTCGCGCTCGGTCAATCCGCCACCCATCCGGCAGGCCATACGCCAGCAACGCCCACACCCCCCGTCAAGGGTGGTGCCCACGCTGGACACGGGAACAACCTGATGGTCGGGAAGGTCGACCACGCGCGCAACGGCTTTGATCCCATGGAAGTCCTCACCGACTGGGACACCGGCCAGGTCAGCAGGCTGCCGAGCGGCCAGGTCCTGCGCGAATACACCATGACGGCCCTCGAAAAAGACATCGAGATCGCGCCCGGCGTCTTCTTCCCCGCCTGGACCTACAACGGCCGGGTGCCCGGCCCCACCCTGCGCTGCACCGAGGGGGACCGGCTGCGCATCACCTTCAACAACCACACCAGTCACCCGCACACCATTCACTTCCACGGCGTCCACCCCGCCGAGATGGACGGCGTGCCCGGCGCGGGACCGGGGGAGATTCCCCCTGGCGGCCGCTTCGTCTACGAGTTCGACGCCGAACCTTTCGGCTGCCACCTCTACCACTGCCACGCCACCAGCCTGAAACGGCACATCCACAAGGGCATGTACGGCGCCTTTATCGTCGATCCCAAAGGCGGCCGCCCCCCGGCCCGCGAGTTCGTGATGGTGCAAAACGCCTTCGACACCAACTTCGACGGCGGCAACGAGGTCTACGCCGTGAACACCGTCGGCTTCGAGTTCGCGCGGCGGCCCATCCCGATCAAGAAAGGCGAGCTGGTGCGCATCTACCTGGTCAATATCCTGGAGTTCGACCTGATCAACTCGTTTCACCTGCACGCCAACTTCTTCAACTACTACGACACCGGCACCACCCTGGAACCGACCCTCCGTATCGTGGACACCATCATGCAGGCGCAGGGCCAGCGCGGCATCCTGGAATTCACCTACAAGTATCCCGGGAACTTCATGTTCCACCCGCACATCAGTGAATTCACCGAACTGGGCTGGATGGGGTCCTTTCAGGTGGTCGAGCCGGTGAACTACGCGGCGGCCCTGCGCGAGGCAGGCGTCGATGCCGGATGGGACCGCCGGGCCACGGGGGGCAGCACAGCTGGCGGGAGGCGCGCATGA
- a CDS encoding (2Fe-2S)-binding protein: MTLKALLTPAALATLDPKAEHRFCPEAGCQTVYFSSTRAYGQADVKVAVYQKDIRATTHVCYCFGSTRADLKRSHREGQAALLPQVIRAHIQAGRCGCKVNNPQGSCCLGNVNRALKALREAHQP; encoded by the coding sequence ATCACGTTGAAGGCCCTCCTGACCCCAGCCGCCCTCGCCACCCTCGACCCGAAGGCAGAGCACCGCTTCTGTCCAGAGGCCGGATGCCAGACCGTGTACTTCAGTTCCACCCGAGCGTACGGTCAGGCTGACGTGAAGGTCGCCGTCTACCAGAAGGACATCCGCGCCACCACGCACGTCTGCTACTGCTTCGGCTCTACCCGCGCTGACCTCAAGCGTTCACACCGTGAAGGTCAGGCCGCACTTCTCCCGCAAGTGATCCGGGCACACATCCAGGCTGGACGCTGCGGTTGCAAGGTGAACAATCCTCAGGGCAGCTGCTGCCTAGGCAACGTCAACCGCGCACTCAAAGCTCTGCGGGAGGCCCATCAGCCCTGA
- a CDS encoding IS630 family transposase has protein sequence MTLKYLDQTGLSLMLSVGATWFQRGSGQQFEIPTRWGSSGRINLIGTYGLHGSEDVLEVRELPGSCNGDQVIAYLDTLAADCVPDQLTVVVLDNAPFHKGAKLREKTAEWEEKGLYLRYLPPYAPFLNLIEGVWRKLKGILMPRRCYTSVTELRAALLTGLKVLGARFI, from the coding sequence TTGACCTTGAAATACCTCGATCAGACTGGCCTTTCCCTGATGTTGTCCGTGGGCGCGACCTGGTTTCAGCGTGGCTCCGGGCAACAATTCGAGATTCCCACGCGGTGGGGATCGTCTGGACGGATCAACCTCATCGGCACCTACGGCTTGCACGGCAGTGAAGACGTTCTGGAAGTCCGCGAGTTGCCAGGGTCTTGCAACGGTGATCAGGTGATCGCTTACCTGGACACTTTGGCAGCGGACTGCGTTCCTGATCAGCTCACAGTCGTCGTGCTGGACAACGCTCCCTTTCACAAGGGAGCGAAGCTGAGGGAAAAGACCGCAGAGTGGGAGGAGAAGGGATTGTACCTGCGTTACCTCCCACCCTATGCGCCTTTTCTCAATCTCATTGAGGGAGTATGGCGCAAGCTCAAGGGCATCCTGATGCCGCGCCGCTGTTACACCTCGGTCACCGAACTTCGGGCGGCCCTTCTCACCGGGCTGAAGGTTCTGGGGGCAAGGTTTATCTAG
- a CDS encoding aldo/keto reductase: MHHRPLGKTGIEVSEIGFGAWAIGGDAWGPVEDQASLRAMERALDLGVTFIDTADVYGDGHSETLVAKVLKGRRDQVVVATKGGLMGHHRDPNREPVYDRPEKIVRAFEDSLRRLGTDYIDVYFDHIWWNDPRETEAFITAFAHLKREGLVRAVGVSTDDFDYVRQFNRDGTLDVVQLDYSLLNRQAEQHILPYCQEQGIGVVVRGPLSKGMLTGKFTSQTQFPEGDVRHNWPQEDWYGSQLDQVEQLRVLSSRERSLGQLALRFVLNHPAVSVAIPGAKTPEQVEQNVAASTRSLLTEDDVLLIETVTSGRST, translated from the coding sequence ATGCATCACCGTCCGTTGGGCAAGACTGGTATTGAAGTTTCCGAGATCGGGTTCGGCGCCTGGGCCATCGGCGGCGACGCCTGGGGGCCGGTCGAGGATCAGGCCTCGCTGCGGGCGATGGAACGTGCCCTGGACCTCGGCGTCACCTTTATCGATACCGCCGACGTGTACGGGGACGGCCACAGCGAAACTCTCGTGGCGAAGGTCCTCAAAGGTCGCCGTGATCAGGTAGTCGTTGCGACCAAAGGTGGCCTGATGGGGCACCACCGCGACCCGAACCGCGAACCTGTTTATGACCGCCCCGAAAAGATCGTCCGCGCGTTCGAGGACAGCCTGCGCCGCCTGGGGACCGACTACATCGACGTGTACTTCGACCACATCTGGTGGAACGACCCCCGGGAGACAGAAGCGTTCATCACCGCCTTCGCCCACCTCAAACGGGAAGGGCTGGTGCGGGCGGTGGGGGTATCGACCGACGACTTCGACTACGTTCGGCAGTTCAACCGGGACGGCACCCTTGACGTCGTTCAGCTGGACTACAGTCTGCTCAACCGCCAGGCGGAGCAGCACATCCTGCCGTACTGTCAGGAGCAGGGGATCGGCGTAGTGGTGCGCGGCCCACTCTCGAAGGGGATGCTGACCGGGAAATTCACGTCTCAAACGCAGTTCCCCGAGGGAGATGTTCGCCACAACTGGCCGCAGGAAGACTGGTACGGGTCGCAGCTCGATCAGGTAGAACAACTGCGTGTTCTGTCGTCGCGGGAACGCTCTCTGGGTCAGCTGGCTTTGCGTTTCGTGCTGAACCACCCGGCGGTGTCCGTGGCCATCCCGGGGGCGAAGACGCCCGAGCAGGTGGAGCAGAACGTCGCTGCTTCCACCCGGTCCCTCCTTACGGAGGACGACGTCCTGTTGATCGAGACCGTCACTTCCGGAAGGTCCACATGA
- a CDS encoding C39 family peptidase: MSIRPLLICSLAFAVLGGSAAAAPASVTLKNIRHEYQGPDNCAPVTSLTLLGYYGTRVTQAQAAGAMKDSPGDPQVTSLELAAYLGRFGLRSVIRYAGDAELLRELVSRGLPVVVQQRLKAGSNVAHFRTVYGYSAGRFLVSDPLRGPSLNLSTAEMQDLWNYYNGEYLVAYPPSKEGLVREALGEDFDLTANWQHAKLHGEQDVKARPNDPYAWWGLAKANLRLGNVKVAAGQFDRAVQLGVPTLYYLYRQEAFEAWTQAGEHEKTLALTQRALKAYPSSKELQRFRNLANNALGG, from the coding sequence ATGTCCATTCGACCGCTCCTCATCTGTTCGCTGGCGTTCGCGGTGCTGGGGGGATCAGCCGCTGCGGCACCGGCGAGCGTCACGTTGAAGAACATTCGCCATGAGTACCAGGGGCCCGACAACTGCGCGCCCGTGACCTCGCTGACCCTTCTCGGCTACTACGGAACGCGGGTCACGCAAGCGCAGGCGGCGGGCGCCATGAAGGACTCCCCGGGAGATCCGCAGGTCACCAGTCTGGAACTTGCCGCCTACCTGGGCCGCTTCGGGCTGCGCAGCGTCATCCGCTACGCCGGGGACGCAGAACTGCTGCGCGAGCTGGTGTCCCGCGGCCTGCCCGTGGTGGTGCAACAGCGCTTGAAGGCGGGCAGCAATGTCGCGCACTTCCGCACGGTCTACGGGTACAGCGCCGGACGCTTCCTGGTGAGTGATCCTCTCCGGGGACCCTCCCTGAACCTGTCGACCGCGGAGATGCAGGACCTGTGGAACTACTACAACGGCGAGTACCTGGTCGCGTACCCCCCCTCGAAGGAAGGCCTGGTGCGTGAAGCGCTCGGCGAGGACTTTGACCTGACCGCGAACTGGCAGCACGCGAAGCTGCACGGGGAGCAGGACGTCAAGGCCCGCCCGAATGACCCATATGCCTGGTGGGGGCTGGCCAAGGCCAACCTGCGGTTGGGGAACGTGAAGGTGGCCGCGGGCCAGTTTGACCGGGCGGTGCAACTCGGGGTGCCGACCCTTTACTACCTGTACCGCCAGGAGGCGTTTGAAGCGTGGACTCAGGCAGGCGAGCACGAGAAGACACTGGCGCTGACGCAGCGTGCACTGAAGGCGTACCCGTCGAGCAAGGAACTCCAACGTTTCCGGAATCTGGCGAACAACGCCCTGGGGGGATAG
- a CDS encoding peptidoglycan D,D-transpeptidase FtsI family protein → MRHKFFHDSDYQLARRASILAFLGLLSFAALAMALAQLTAPPRSAPTQPVSTGRAKVLSADARILATGPLPQRRYPQGALAAQVVGFVGAAGGLEGLERLYNAQLERGEPLTLTLDTRVQAAVEAILADAVARTDAQYASAVVMETRTGKLTALASVPGFDVNAWRQVPPDRWRNRAALDEYEPGSVIKALTVAALLNEGRTTPDSTYDTPMWRRFAGATINDIVAHPGQLKTRQILRYSSNVGMTRLVENVPPQLLHRYFTAYGFGQPVKVGLPAGDGLLRDPEAWEPLSQATMSFGQGMTVTTLQLAAAFNVMANGGRYVAPSLVLGAPAETRTVLREATAASMREMLHFVIDEGIQTRAELPGYHVGGKTGTAQVVVDGRYSGEVFSSTFAGFFPADQPRFTVAVMVRGAKREFQGSQLAAPIFRDVMSSLLSLYAVGPQAERSPSP, encoded by the coding sequence GTGCGACACAAATTTTTCCATGACAGCGATTATCAATTGGCCCGCCGGGCGAGCATTCTCGCCTTCCTGGGACTGCTGTCCTTCGCCGCCCTGGCGATGGCGCTCGCCCAGCTCACCGCGCCTCCCCGTTCGGCGCCCACTCAGCCCGTCAGCACCGGCCGCGCGAAAGTCCTGAGCGCAGATGCCCGGATTCTGGCGACCGGACCCCTGCCGCAACGCCGGTACCCGCAGGGCGCCCTGGCCGCGCAGGTCGTCGGGTTTGTCGGTGCGGCCGGCGGCCTGGAAGGTCTGGAGCGCCTCTACAACGCCCAGCTGGAGCGCGGCGAGCCGTTGACCCTCACGCTGGACACGCGGGTGCAGGCCGCCGTGGAGGCGATTCTGGCAGACGCCGTGGCCCGCACGGACGCCCAGTACGCGTCGGCCGTGGTGATGGAGACCCGGACCGGGAAGCTGACGGCCCTGGCTTCCGTGCCGGGCTTCGACGTCAACGCCTGGCGACAGGTGCCGCCGGACCGCTGGCGCAACCGCGCGGCGCTGGACGAGTACGAGCCGGGCAGCGTCATCAAAGCCCTCACGGTGGCGGCGCTGCTCAACGAGGGCCGCACCACGCCGGACTCCACGTACGACACCCCGATGTGGCGCCGCTTCGCGGGCGCGACCATCAACGACATCGTGGCCCACCCGGGCCAGCTGAAGACGCGGCAGATTCTGCGGTACTCCAGCAACGTCGGCATGACGCGATTGGTCGAGAACGTGCCGCCCCAGCTGCTGCACCGCTACTTCACGGCCTACGGCTTCGGGCAGCCGGTAAAGGTCGGACTGCCTGCCGGGGACGGGCTTCTGCGGGATCCTGAGGCCTGGGAGCCGCTGTCCCAGGCGACCATGTCCTTCGGTCAAGGCATGACGGTCACGACTTTGCAACTGGCGGCCGCTTTCAACGTGATGGCGAACGGCGGGCGGTACGTGGCGCCCAGCCTGGTCCTCGGCGCGCCAGCGGAGACCCGGACGGTGCTGAGGGAGGCGACGGCGGCCAGCATGCGGGAGATGCTGCACTTCGTGATCGACGAGGGCATCCAGACCCGGGCGGAACTGCCGGGCTACCACGTGGGCGGGAAAACCGGGACGGCCCAGGTGGTGGTGGACGGGCGGTACAGCGGTGAGGTGTTTTCCAGCACCTTCGCGGGGTTCTTCCCGGCGGACCAGCCGAGATTCACGGTCGCCGTGATGGTGCGCGGCGCCAAACGCGAATTTCAGGGCTCGCAGTTGGCCGCGCCGATCTTCCGGGACGTGATGTCCAGCCTGCTCTCGCTGTACGCCGTCGGCCCGCAGGCCGAGCGGTCTCCCTCCCCCTGA
- a CDS encoding SDR family oxidoreductase, with protein sequence MLDAVYLTCQTVRLSWRPSSRAQKPSGGWTSWNNAATNVPGPVVHLTVEDWDQVPSVDLRAPFLFAKAAFPHLQRGGGGTIVNVSSVAGKRGWA encoded by the coding sequence ATGCTAGATGCGGTGTACTTAACTTGTCAGACAGTCCGGCTGTCATGGCGGCCGTCAAGTAGGGCACAAAAGCCCTCGGGCGGCTGGACATCCTGGAACAATGCTGCCACCAACGTTCCTGGACCGGTGGTCCACCTCACTGTGGAGGACTGGGACCAGGTACCCAGTGTGGACCTGCGTGCACCATTTTTGTTCGCCAAGGCGGCGTTTCCCCACCTGCAGCGGGGAGGCGGCGGCACCATCGTCAATGTTTCCTCAGTGGCGGGCAAGCGCGGCTGGGCCTGA
- the lnt gene encoding apolipoprotein N-acyltransferase, with protein sequence MTHHLFSQAWAARLPAGLESGLSGAALALLLLPAMPGVLAPLPLAVLHSRLARSEGGRSALRDAFTFALSFFTVHLAWLPTSMADVLGPLGGLLTVLVLPAAALTWAVPLALTRLAGGPGTLLALPFAWVLLEALRTTGPLAFPWGAPGYALTDTPLAQLASLGGVSLLTLLVTFAASVLAGLGGRRRGAAALILLAVWSAGLLWARLGTRAAPEASRTAVLVQGAIDPRVKARGRTLEELDVYLTLTRQALSSGPAAVVVWPETASPLPASDARVRGPLRRLNVPMLLGAPGDVPGEVRNSAYGFDERVTGRQDKRVLVPFGERLPLAGVLGFLYTPLLNSLGMPGYTSATPGKRLSVFPLGDLRAGVSICYESVFPGLSRQAVGAGANLLVVISNDAWFGRGQGAEQHFQMGRVRAIETGRFLLRAGNDGVSAVVDPRGQVVFRAPRGERAAYRVPFGVTSTVTPFVRSGDWVLGVSFAFLLLVLCCRRSARSGP encoded by the coding sequence GTGACCCACCACCTGTTCTCCCAGGCCTGGGCGGCTCGGCTGCCCGCCGGGCTGGAGAGCGGGCTGAGCGGGGCCGCGCTCGCCCTGCTGCTCCTGCCTGCGATGCCGGGTGTGCTCGCCCCACTGCCCCTGGCCGTGCTGCATTCCCGGTTGGCGCGCAGTGAGGGCGGGCGGAGCGCGCTGCGCGACGCGTTCACGTTCGCGCTGAGCTTTTTCACGGTGCACCTGGCGTGGCTCCCCACCAGCATGGCGGATGTGCTGGGACCCCTCGGGGGCCTGCTCACCGTGCTGGTTCTGCCCGCCGCCGCCCTCACCTGGGCGGTCCCCCTGGCCCTGACCCGCCTGGCCGGCGGCCCCGGCACCCTGCTGGCCCTCCCATTCGCCTGGGTGCTGCTGGAAGCGCTGCGGACCACCGGGCCTCTCGCCTTCCCGTGGGGTGCCCCCGGGTACGCGCTCACGGACACGCCCCTCGCGCAGCTCGCCTCCCTGGGTGGGGTGTCCCTCCTGACCCTGCTCGTGACCTTCGCAGCAAGCGTCCTGGCGGGTCTGGGCGGCAGGAGGCGCGGTGCGGCCGCCTTGATCCTGCTGGCCGTCTGGAGCGCGGGGCTTCTCTGGGCCAGGCTGGGCACCCGCGCGGCCCCTGAGGCCTCCCGCACGGCCGTGCTCGTGCAGGGGGCCATCGACCCCCGCGTCAAAGCTCGGGGGCGGACCCTGGAGGAACTGGACGTCTACCTCACCCTCACCCGGCAGGCGCTGAGCTCCGGACCCGCGGCTGTGGTGGTGTGGCCGGAGACCGCCAGCCCCCTTCCGGCGTCTGACGCCCGGGTGCGTGGTCCGTTGCGGCGCTTGAATGTGCCGATGCTGCTCGGCGCACCGGGTGACGTGCCGGGTGAGGTGCGCAACAGTGCGTACGGGTTTGATGAGCGCGTGACCGGCCGCCAGGACAAGCGCGTCCTGGTCCCCTTCGGGGAGCGCCTGCCTCTCGCTGGAGTGCTGGGTTTCCTCTACACACCGCTGCTCAACAGCCTGGGAATGCCCGGGTACACCAGCGCCACCCCCGGGAAGAGGCTGAGCGTGTTCCCGTTGGGGGACCTGCGCGCTGGCGTGAGCATCTGTTACGAGTCGGTGTTCCCGGGGCTGAGCCGCCAGGCCGTTGGGGCAGGCGCGAACCTGCTGGTCGTGATCTCCAATGACGCCTGGTTCGGGCGCGGACAGGGCGCCGAGCAGCACTTTCAGATGGGCCGAGTGAGGGCCATCGAGACCGGCCGCTTCCTGCTGCGGGCCGGGAACGATGGCGTGAGCGCCGTGGTGGACCCACGGGGCCAGGTCGTGTTCCGTGCCCCGCGGGGAGAGCGCGCAGCGTACCGGGTCCCCTTCGGCGTAACGTCCACTGTCACGCCGTTCGTGCGCTCCGGCGACTGGGTCCTGGGCGTAAGTTTCGCGTTTCTGCTCCTGGTCCTCTGCTGCCGCAGGTCGGCCCGGTCCGGGCCGTAA